A window of Micromonas commoda chromosome 13, complete sequence contains these coding sequences:
- a CDS encoding histone ubiquitination protein (Predicted homolog of Saccharomyces cerevisiae RAD6 protein, a Ubiquitin-conjugating enzyme (E2), involved in postreplication repair. ChromDB ID: HUPB20101), producing the protein MSTPARKRLMRDFKRLQKDPPAGISGTPTEANIMLWQAVIFGPEDTPWEGGTFKLNLTFSEDYPNKAPVVKFESKMFHPNIYNDGGICLDILQNQWSPIYDVSAILTSIQSLLCDPNPNSPANSEAARLYSECKREYNKKVQEVVERSWTEV; encoded by the exons ATGAGCACACCCGCGCGCAAGCGTCTCATGCGAGACTTCAAGAGGCTGCAGAaggacccgcccgcgggcaTCAGCGGCACTCCCACGGAGGCCAACATCATG CTGTGGCAGGCGGTCATCTTCGGACCGGAAGACACCCCGTGGGAGGGGGGCACGTTCAAACTCAACCTGACGTTCTCGGAGGATTACCCGAACAAGGCGCCCGTGGTGAAGTTCGAGAGCAAGATGTTCCACCCGAACATATACAACGACGGGGGCATCTGCCTCGACATCCTGCAGAACCAGTGGTCGCCCATCTACGACGTGAGCGCCATCCTGACGTCCATACAGAGCCTCCTCTGCGACCCGAATCCCAACTCGCCCGCCAactccgaggcggcgcggctgtaCAGCGAGTGCAAACGGGAGTACAACAAGAAGGTGCAGGAGGTGGTGGAGCGGTCGTGGACCGAGGTTTGA
- a CDS encoding predicted protein has translation MSFMDAREHGSKIGGAGVASAQHEAIDRRERLRRLALETIDLAKDPYFMRNHLGSYECKLCLTIHGNEGNYLAHTQGKRHQQNLAKRAAREAAENPGALPAAKKARPAPRKTVKIGRPGYRVTKQFDHDTRQRSLLFQVDYPEIEDGCKPRHRFMSSYEQKVEAWDKKYQYVMFAAEPYEVISFKVPNAEVDKRGDDKYFSHWEPDKKVYTLQVYFKNGPAPSRADAAAPVGGTGGYAVPASNLPPPPPPGALPPQFAPPPV, from the exons ATGTCGTTTATGGATGCCCGCGAGCACGGGAGCAagatcggcggcgccggcgtcgcgtccgcgcag CACGAGGCCATCGACCGCAGGGAGAGGCTCCGAAGACTGGCGCTGGAGACGATCGACCTCGCGAAGGACCCGTACTTCATGCGAAACCACCTCGGAAG CTACGAGTGCAAGTTGTGCCTCACCATCCACGGCAACGAGGGCAACTACCTGGCGCACACGCAGGGTAAGCGTCACCAGCAGAACCtcgccaagcgcgcggcgagggaggcggcggagaatCCGGGCGCGCTGCCCGCCGCGAAAAAGGCCCGACCGGCGCCTCGGAAGACGGTCAAGATCGGTCGACCGGGGTACAGGGTCACGAAGCAGTTCGATCACGACACCAGGCAGCGATCGTTGCTGTTCCAGGTGGATTACCCCGAGATTGAGGACGGGTGCAAGCCGAGACACCGGTTCATGAGCTCGTACGAGCAGAAGGTTGAGGCGTGGGATAAGAAGTACCAGTACGTGATGTTCGCGGCGGAACCGTACGAGGTCATCTCGTTCAAGGTGCCCAACGCGGAGGTGGACAAGAGGGGCGACGATAAGTACTTCTCCCACTGGGAGCCGGACAAGAAGGTGTACACGCTTCAGGTGTACTTCAAAaacggacccgcgccgagccgggcagacgccgccgcgccggttgGAGGGACGGGGGGATACGCGGTGCCGGCGAGTaacctgccgccgccgccgccgccgggcgcgctgccgccgcagttcgcgccgcctcccgtgTAG